The Actinoplanes sp. N902-109 genomic interval CGGCCATCCTGCAGGGTGCCTCGTCGGCCCATCCGGCGGGCACCGACCTGCTCGGCCGCGACATCCTGGCCCGGGTGCTGGTGGCCACCCGGCTGTCGCTGGTGCTGGCGCTGCTGGCGACGGGGCTCGGCGTGCTGCTCGGGCTGGTGCTCGGGGCGGCGCCGACGCTGCTCGGCGCCCGGCTGGGCCGGTGGGTCACCGCGGCGATCTCCATCGCGGTCGCGTTCCCCAGCCTGCTGCTGGCGCTGTTCTTCGCGGTGATCCTCGGGGTGGGCGCCCGGGGCGCGGTGCTGGCGATCGGGTTCGCCACCGCGCCCGGGTTCGCGCGGCTCACCCACACCCTGACCGCCGCTGTGGCCGGCCGGGACTTCATCGCCGCGGCCCGGGTCGCCGGGGTCGGCCGGCTGCGGATCATGGTGCGGCACGTGCTGCCCAACATCGCCGAACCGCTGGTGGTCACGGCGACCATGGCGGCCGGGGCGGCGCTGCTGTCGTTCACCAGCCTGTCCTTCCTCGGGCTGGGCGTGCAGGCGCCCGGCTACGACTGGGGGCGGCTGCTCGGCGAGGGCCTCGCCCAGATCTACCTCCATCCGGCCGGTGCGCTGGTCGCCGGGTGCGCGGTGGTGCTGGCGGCGATGGCGTTCAACCTGACCGGTGAGGCGGTTGCGCGGGTCATCGGCGGGCGCTCTGTTCCCGGTACGGCCGGGGCAGCCCCCGCCGCCGCGCACGCGGACCTGCCCGTACCGCAGGAGAGCGACGCCCTGCTGACCGTGTGCGACCTGCGGGTCAGCTTCGGCGCGGTGAGCCCGGTGCGCGGGGTGAGCCTGACCCTGCGCCGCGGCGAGGCGGTCGGCATCGTCGGCGAGTCCGGCTCGGGCAAGAGCCTGACCGCCCTGGCGATCGCGCAGCTGGTGGCGGCGCCGGGCCGGGTGCACGCCGAGACCCTCGACCTGCTCGGCGCCGACCTGCGTGCCGGGGCCGGCCGGGCGCACCGCACGCTGCTCGGCACGTCGCTGGCGATGGTGTTCCAGGACCCGATGACCTCGCTCAACCCGGTCCAGCGGGTGGGCCGGCAGCTGGCCGAGGTGGTCCGCGAGCACCGGGGCACGGGCCGCCGGGCCGCCTGGCGCCGCGCGGTCGACCGGCTGCAGGCCGTGCG includes:
- a CDS encoding dipeptide/oligopeptide/nickel ABC transporter permease/ATP-binding protein; the encoded protein is MAARLRSPLVLSAAILLLLVAGTAVVAPLVLHDRADAVDPAAILQGASSAHPAGTDLLGRDILARVLVATRLSLVLALLATGLGVLLGLVLGAAPTLLGARLGRWVTAAISIAVAFPSLLLALFFAVILGVGARGAVLAIGFATAPGFARLTHTLTAAVAGRDFIAAARVAGVGRLRIMVRHVLPNIAEPLVVTATMAAGAALLSFTSLSFLGLGVQAPGYDWGRLLGEGLAQIYLHPAGALVAGCAVVLAAMAFNLTGEAVARVIGGRSVPGTAGAAPAAAHADLPVPQESDALLTVCDLRVSFGAVSPVRGVSLTLRRGEAVGIVGESGSGKSLTALAIAQLVAAPGRVHAETLDLLGADLRAGAGRAHRTLLGTSLAMVFQDPMTSLNPVQRVGRQLAEVVREHRGTGRRAAWRRAVDRLQAVRIPDAARRAAQLPHEFSGGMRQRAMIGMGLMGDPELIIADEPTTALDVTVQRQVLQLLAGIRAERSLGLLFISHDVTVVGQVCERVLVMYAGRIVEDLPVTALRDDARHPYTRALVAAVPTMTTDRDRPLAVIPGRPPDPHALPPGCAFAPRCPLATARCREQDPPLAGYGDHRRVACWHAGPTAPTVVASVPLEGEQA